A stretch of DNA from Vanacampus margaritifer isolate UIUO_Vmar chromosome 1, RoL_Vmar_1.0, whole genome shotgun sequence:
GAATCACAAATCAAATGTGAtgatatacgtgtatatatattttactttcaGAGAGTGGCCGAGCAGGCTGAACTTGAAGGGTAAGTGAAAGCTCATTTTtaaagtatgtgtgtgttttgtcattttttaaggTTACTTCTGTATTatatcaatgatttttttttttataataatattgaaAAAGTTACCAAAAAGTTTCTTTGTCGAGTAGAAAGTCACATTCTAATGACAATTATTTCGTTTGCCAGTGTTGAAATGGAAACACCGGAACCGGGGGTGGAATGCGAGttaaaaacaagtgagctgatgacctattaactctttgactgccagacgttttcagaaacgggttgtccccagtgccagccgattttaagcattttgactgatctttcaaggtccatagaaaattatgtgtttggactatggaaacacacatactaccaaatgaaagattggactctcatctttcatcagaaaaaaaagtttgtttctaccttattccgtttttcagtaatcaacaatagaaaatggttagtttcacctctgttttgaaacaaacgtcttttaacgtctttggcactcctccataggattttactaaacgttatttaacgtttttggcagtcaaagagttaatacagtGTGTGTCAAACATTGGATGACTAACGGTATCCTAACTTGCATATTTAATTTGGTCTCAGGCACCTGGACTCCCCCAGTGATTCTCATTCCAACAGAAGATGTTATGGTATTAAAACAgcaacttcttctttttaaatgaaaacggTCACACTGAATAACGACTTTGTCTTTGCCAGATAACAGAAGAGCCAAACATGATAAAAGAGAATTACGGGGAGTACATTGTAGAGTTCAACGCCACCATTGTGGAGCCATCGTACATCGAGCTGCTGCATGACCCCCAGGCGGCTGACGCTGATGACATCACCGGAGAAGTAACGGACAAGGTATGATCTCACGAGGGAGCTGTGGATTTTGAGAACTTTAGCTGAAGCTGTTTGGATGAGTTGCATACAAATTCCAAACAAGGAAACGGTTGCAGTCTGgcctatatacagtaaatgtcacTTGATCTTCAAGGCTATATTGGCTTTGCTTTGTAGACTGTAGCTACTTTATGACCTGGACTGAATCCAAGAGGCTCTTTTCCCTTACAGCCACATTGGGATGGCGGAGTGTGTCCACTTTGCTCTTGGCCCAAACGCAGTCATGAATCAATGTCCGCAGGGGGTCCTAGAGCTTGCACGCCAGAAGGTTAGGTGTCGAGCTAATTAGGTGAATAAGTACTCCTGTGCCACCTCATACTTTCAATGGTTAAGAAGGGTACCATCTTTGACATGATTTATTCCCCTACCAACTCAAATTTTTAGCCTTTGGCAGTGCTCAACTTCTAGTGGACTGGAAACCCATTGCTGCATTTGGGCCACACATCTCTTGGCAAGCCCAGCATTGCTATGGAAATGGAAGCAATCAATTAGAGGCACTGACACGGCAGTGATAGTTCCATGCTTGGAGTTCAAATTCGGGAAGGCAGGAGGAGAGTCGGATTATCGGTATTTCTGAACAGATGTGTTTTTAATTGGGTTTTAAATCAGGTGAGTGATTTAGAGCTGCAGATGTTGTCTGGGATGGAGTTGCAGAGGGTTGGGGGCAGCAATGGCAAAGGTGTGACATTGGAGGAAGTCCTTGAGTTAATGAGAAGCAAGGGTATACGAAACTGTGCCGTACAGAGAATGttgaaatattaataaatataataaattgaaatatttctgaaattaataaaataagcaaACATTCATCTTTTGCTGACAGTCAGCCGAGTCTCTCGGGGCAAAGATACGCTCTCATATGACATCATCTCATGGCGcagtctcctctcctctcaatattggcaaaataataacaaatggaAACGGGGATAAGTCGCTTGttcattttgcgcattttcacttttaattttttttaaacatttggatggaaaccctaTTAGTATAGTGTGTAATTTAGGCTGAGATTGAGTGAGATGCAGTTACTGATGGAACTGAGGTGAACTGAGGAGATAAAATCAGATAAAGTCAGATGAATTgatattacagacgctccccaccttacgaacgagttacgttccggacgatcgttcgtaaggtgaatttgttcgtaagttgcttcagtgctatattttgtattataatttatgtttaaagcctatataagtatattgaaggtttatataagtatgtttaaggcttgtacaagtaacctgcattggtttgtactgaacaaaacttttaataaaatggagagaatacgtacagtactgtactgtactacgtatgttagagagagagagcgagagacacacacagtatgtacatgtacgtaataagataaataaaatgaaatttaacttacttttggaagatgtactcgatgcttaaggagatgatggaggagcaggaagaggaggattttatatcatgagagattcttcgtcgtcgctggaatcggcttcaaaagttatttcctcctttatggggaccggcgtttcttcctcctcctcctcgccacgttgctgagcctccaatgagctctcacagcgccaagcgtcggtattagcggcggaaagaagcactacgcgcaatacaaaatctaacttacagcatctctttccaaacatttttcgacatactgtacgcgcagaaatgttcgcatgtaccgttgttcggaactcgaatgttcgtaagtaggggagcgtctgtatattttaattttatggggtgaaaaaatatagtaaggagcattttttaaaacagacctTTGTGGGTTGTATTTGAGTTTatacctcttcttcttcttccggtAGATGCTTcatgcacttaaaaaaattcCAGGATTCAAAGAAATTCGCATGTTGGGATTCAGGTGAGTTTACTGcgctttcatttattttcaaattaaaggTCAAATTGTATTGTAATGACTAATGACTGgaacaaaacaacacagtgaATAGAACACAATTGTTGCATGTTCTTTATTCCTTGAATATAATTTTGTAGTGATATTTTGTTGCTGAGTCGTAAATGTGACCCGTAGTCCATAAATAGTCTGTCACCCTCACGCAGCTTTGTGACTTGACTTGTTGTGTGTGTCAGTTCAGAGGATGCAGTTTTGCATTATGCTGTGGTCTTTGATGGAAACACTGAGCTCAGTGATGATCCAGAGCCTCCAGACGGGCAGACAAATGTGGATGCTCCTAAATTGAGGCACATGATAGTGAAAGCTTTACAAAAGGAGCCATCGCTTCCGTTGGACATTCAGAGTCTAACCTTTGAAGCTGGTGAGCACAATTTTCACGCTATTCAAGCACAGCAGCTGAAGGGAGTTGAATTGATTTTTCGTGTGTTTCTCCTCAGTAACCACAGCTTACCCAGATGCAGCACTCAGCATGTACACCACTGGGAGCGGGGATGTCATCAAGGTCATGGAAGAGGACTCTACCCCAAAGTTCTTCCCCACAGTGGCAGCGacagaaaacacatttgaaagtaCCAAAATTCAACCGCAAACACACACCTCGGTGCCTTCCATATTGACCACCGTCCCAGAATCCACCTCTGCACCCACAGCCGGCGATGGGGTGCCggtggcagcagcagcagtggaAGACGCATCCGGAGGTGATCCTTCGGGAGAGATGAGTGACGTTATCACACCAGCTACGACACCAGAGGCCGTCGTAGAACAGGGACAAGAGGCGGAGGTCAAGGACATAAGTACACCGGACGTTAACAGTGGAGGTGAGGCTTAAAAGTTTctgatttctctttttttaaacacgttctcaatgtttgttttcttttgcaagAACCTGAAGGGGCAGACACAGGAGAGAATGATCACTTAACCTCGTCAACACCAGACACTCATCCTGAAATAGTGATCATTGATGAAGCTCACCTTTCTGGCATAGAATCTGCTCAGTCGTCTCATGAGGGTGCTATCATAGGCATTGAACCTGAGCCTGACATGCAGCCGAGACCGTCACCTGCGGACAAAGGCGATGCCCCCTTCGAGGTCACCAATGAAGTAACAAGCGTTGTCTCCACCAAATCCCCTATCGATGTCTCTAGTGTATCCAACAGTGGTTCATCCAATGAAGTTCCCATTGAGGTACTAAGCAAAATCCTTAATGAAGCTCCCAGTGAAGCTTCCAGCAAAATTTCTAATGAAGTCTCCAGTGAAACTCCAAGTGAGGTCCCCATCAAGTTCTTCAGTAAAGACCTTAGCGATGCTGCTAGTGATGCCCCCATGGAAGTCCCCAGTGCGATCCCCAGTAATGTGCCCGACAACCTCTCTAGTCAAGCTTCCATTGATGTCCCCAGTGAAACCTCCAGAGAGGCCCCCACTGAATTTCACAACGAAGTCTCTATTGAAGTCCCTGATGAAGTAGTCGATGAAACTCCTAGCGATGTCCCCTACATTGTCCCTATTCAATCCACTAGTGAAGCCCCCAGTATTGCCCCTAGTGCAGCCCCCATTGAAGTCAACAGTGAAGCCACCAGTGACGAATACAGCAAAGTCCCCACTGAGTCTCATGACGGGCCCCAAGTCAAAGTCTCCAATGATGTATCAACTGAAGCTGTCTTGATGACCCACAATGAAGATCCCAGTGAGGCCCACAGTGAAGCTGCCGAGCCAGTGCCCAGTGAAGCCCCCAGCATTGGCCCCAGTAAAGCCCCCAGCATTGTCCCTAGTGAAGCCTTCAGTATTGGCCCCAGTGAAGCCCCCAGCATTGGCCCCAGTGAAGCCCCCGGCATTGTCCCTAGTGAAGCCTCCAGCATTGGCCCCAGTGAAGCCCCCATTATTGGCCCTAGTGAAGCCTCCAGCATTGTCCCCAGTGAAGTCACCAGCATTGTCCCCAGTGAAGCCAACATTAAAGTCTCCAGTGAAGGTTCCGTCGAGGCCCCCAGTGAAGTCCTCAACCTAGTCCCCACAGAAGCCCTTAGCATTGTCTCAACTGAACCCACCATTGATGAATCCAGTGAGACCCCTGGCGAATCCCTCAGCGAACCGCCTAGCTCAATCCCCACTGAAAGTTCTGAAAGTGAAGGCCCCAGCGGAGCGATTCCAGCTTTGGCGGACCCTCCTTCAGAAAACATCCAGGACGACGTGGAATCGAAACAGGATGGGACGGAAGAGACCGAAGCTCTGGAGGAGGAGAGCAGTAGTGTTAGATACCCTTCAGAGGCTGACGAGCGGTCGACGGCTGCCCCATCCCAGAGACAAGCCAGCACTCCTGTCATGGCCGCGGTGCAGCAGAGCAGAGAGCTAGTGGTTTTCTTTAGCTTGAGGGTGACGAACATGATGTTTTCCGACGACCTGTTCAACAAGACCTCCCCAGAATATAAATCACTGGAGAACACCTTTCTCGAACTGGTAGGTACACAAGCTTTTGTGCTGGATGTAATGCTGATGCACGCTACCTTTTGGTACTTTGTTTTTTGAGCTCATCATTGTGATGAAAGTGTTTATCATTTGACAAGGTCATTGGCACTTAATATGGACTTTGTGAGGTTGCACTTTGTAGCAAGCCTTATCCTCACAGCTGCCAATTTAACTAAACATATCGtaatatatttctattttttttcctaaaatgatattttttttataaatgtgaaACATTTGATATGGTGTTAAGCAAAGGCCAAATTTCTCACGAAATGTGTTGTTGCCAGCAAATAGTAACTATTGAGCGCTGTACTTTCACAGTGAGTTAGTTAGAAACAGCATACGACTCACTAAGaaactttattgtcattttattattatttttttttactttgtggctGCCCCTACAGTTGataaatgtatttactttttctaCTGTGTTGAACTACAAATTGAATGTGTCAATCATTTATTTGCTAACTGACAAAGACCCGGGCCAAAGCTAAAAGAAGCTAAAGTAGCTAAGCCAATGAATATATGTGCTAAACACTAACATAACTTACATAAACAATGTGATCATGTCAGCATGCATGTCAAAGTTTGTACAAGCACTGCACACATCTCTTGACAGTGACTATGAGCAGTGGATGGTCCTGAATATTTTAGAGAACTATGCCAGGTGATTTGGGgtcgcttttgttttgtcttctcGACAAGCCAGCGTTCCAACACAATGATTTTAAAGCTGTTATTTGAAGGTCAAACAATTACTTAGTGTGGAGAACGAGGAATGAAAAAGTTCTACCAATAATTGTGTTTCACTCAGACTCAACACTCTGGGCCCAGAAAGCCGCCAAATCCTGGAGCATCCAGTAAATCTGGGTTTAGGAGACAGACAACGTTAGCCTCCATAccggtattttttttccatattggAACTCACATGTGTGACATCTCAGAGAGAGCGCAAACTTTTCTACCTAACCACTTGCTAATGCATCTTTCCTAACTCAGTATGACAAATTGAAGGCACACTAACACACTTTTCACCATAGACGCTGTCGCTGTAGCTGTCTatcctgagtttttttttgttgttgccttaATTCTATCTTCAGCATATAGAAAGCTTGTTTGATTAATTGTGTCTGTTATGTAACCTGTATTTAACCTGTATAAAAATGAGAAACATACAGATTTATtttaaagtcatcttttttttttacactccaaACCTATAGGGGGCAGCACACATTTACTTGTAAGACACAAACAATGAGAGGTAGTCAGTGAATTTGTCCTAAAATAGAGTTTTAAATAGATTATTCAGGCTAAGAATATCAAataggcaactttttttttttaagtatattaaatttaattaaatttataacTAAATTTAACGTGCTATGCTATCTTTTTTAAGCCAAACGGATAACCCATTTTTCTTTAACTGCGAGTTTGAAAAGCATAATTTGgacttcatttatatttttaaagtacataCTCTTTCATGAAATAAAGCTAAATGTTTATAGTTACATATGCAATgcagtgaagtacattttatttatttatatatttatttatttatttgtgagtGACATTTGTCCAGATTTGTTCAGCGTCTCGTAACATTGATTTGTTGGGGCCTTATTCATAAATACTAATATATGGAGTCATGTCAATTTAGGAGGATTTAATACAAAGAGCAATGCACCGTAATTAGTCGATAAAAtcaataatgtaattttttttcattaattataaaaacacaacctttttcttaataaattgttaaaataataattccaaacataaccattttttaaattatgatcaTCCAATTTTTGGAGTATGTCACACAACACTCCCATAATTCCCTTAAATAGAAGGTGTCCTTTTAATAGGCgcttttcatttctttcttttttaactccATAACATAGATCTACATCTACATCTGCAGCGGAGTAAATTCACCAAAAGCACTATTAGTGGAAATGCAGTATTAATATTGAATAGTTGGTATTGGAAAATAATGTTGGTGCTTGAGTTTTAGTACTATTAAATTCTCATAAAAACAATGTTAGCAGGTGTAAGATTAACATAATAGCCATTAGCAGTGAGGGTGcccatttttcatttgttatgGGGTGCTACAGGTGTGTTGTTTGTTGCTGTTTGGGGTTGCAAAGCGGCCCACGCACTGTAGTCTGAATCATGAGACCTTGGTCTGCCTTAGTCATTGTGGAGGTTTGTCATTTGTGCATGCTAAGAAGCTTTCTGTTATTCAGGTCAGTTCCTGCcctacgcacacacacgcacacgcacacgtgcTATAAAAGGGTTCAAGCTGCTTTGCGCCATGTGTGGGCATCTGCATGTATGTTGACACACTACCCTGCATGTAGATACGAAGACAAACTTAATGTCATTTTGAATGTGAATAAAAGTGAACAATTGTTATTGGGTGAGGTTTTGTTGAATCACTCTTGTGGGTGAACATATTGTGTAGCTAGTGACCAGCACTGCCACAAATAGTGAACCTCAAAGGGCCAAGACATTTTTTTGGATTGAGAAACAATTCTCCCACACTACCTAATGGAAATGATCGCACAACGTTTATTAATTGTCCAACTTTATAGACTCATCATTCACTAATACAAGTCGGTTTATGCACGAATGAGTTGTGTTTTCTCTCACTTTTGTCACGTTCAAGTGTAATTGTAAATCAAAGTAATTACTCAATTTAATGACCATGGAATGATGGTAAGGTGAGTAAGGAATCTCACTTTTTGATATTCTCAACTGTTATACACGCATGTAATGATTAATAGCGTCATCTCATGCAACTCACTATTTAAAACAGAAGTCAAATGTTTTCTCCTCAATATGTTGTGTgcaccccactagtctaaacacggcattctgccGTTTGAGGTGTTTACTGTTTTATCAAGTTGCGCAAATGCGAACGAGCAGACACAACACATGTAACTGAAGTCGTTTTTTTCTCCGCCTGAGGCCTGCCTGCAGGCCACAGAGCCGATTACTTCTCAATCCACTGTCGGTTTACTTTTAGCTTCTCGCTGGAATTAACTGATCTTGTTGACgatgttgatttattttcccacagagaagcaAACCCTTTCCCGTCTGTCTGACATCGCATTATCAAATTGTCAAAGGAAAATGATAAGTATTCATTAACAAATgtggacataaaaaaataaaataaaaaaagcctcTCCATCTCCAATCTTTAATGGTTGCCCAAGCAAAGGTTTGTGCAGTTCTCCTCATCATTCCTTGTATATAACTTCCTGGAAGCACAAACAATAATGTGATCAGACGTTTGAGATGGTAAGTATTTACTGGCTTTAATCGATAATAGTCCATTAGAATCGTCCTTTAAATGGgctatttggaaaaaaagaaaggaacatTTGAAT
This window harbors:
- the impg1b gene encoding interphotoreceptor matrix proteoglycan 1 isoform X2, with product MLWKLGLFFFVWCPLGVQGSQVKDIQHHGISGLRDVKYRHFLEASRTTKYNSNNARASEDGHRRKRSAMLTTGVKVCPQETVKAVIGSHRAYYKLRVCQEAIWEAFRIFLDRVPNTEEYRSWVYTCQHENLCMDDLAQNFSRSQEHLDMVARRVAEQAELEGVEMETPEPGVECELKTSTWTPPVILIPTEDVMITEEPNMIKENYGEYIVEFNATIVEPSYIELLHDPQAADADDITGEVTDKMLHALKKIPGFKEIRMLGFSSEDAVLHYAVVFDGNTELSDDPEPPDGQTNVDAPKLRHMIVKALQKEPSLPLDIQSLTFEAVTTAYPDAALSMYTTGSGDVIKVMEEDSTPKFFPTVAATENTFETGDGVPVAAAAVEDASGGDPSGEMSDVITPATTPEAVVEQGQEAEVKDISTPDVNSGEPEGADTGENDHLTSSTPDTHPEIVIIDEAHLSGIESAQSSHEGAIIGIEPEPDMQPRPSPADKGDAPFEVTNEVTSVVSTKSPIDVSSVSNSGSSNEVPIEVLSKILNEAPSEASSKISNEVSSETPSEVPIKFFSKDLSDAASDAPMEVPSAIPSNVPDNLSSQASIDVPSETSREAPTEFHNEVSIEVPDEVVDETPSDVPYIVPIQSTSEAPSIAPSAAPIEVNSEATSDEYSKVPTESHDGPQVKVSNDVSTEAVLMTHNEDPSEAHSEAAEPVPSEAPSIGPSKAPSIVPSEAFSIGPSEAPSIGPSEAPGIVPSEASSIGPSEAPIIGPSEASSIVPSEVTSIVPSEANIKVSSEGSVEAPSEVLNLVPTEALSIVSTEPTIDESSETPGESLSEPPSSIPTESSESEGPSGAIPALADPPSENIQDDVESKQDGTEETEALEEESSSVRYPSEADERSTAAPSQRQASTPVMAAVQQSRELVVFFSLRVTNMMFSDDLFNKTSPEYKSLENTFLELTQHSGPRKPPNPGASSKSGFRRQTTLASIPLLPYLESNLTGFKQLEILNFRNGSVVVNSRLKLDKEVPYNVTEAVHCVLEDFCSAASKRLDIKIDSRSLEIEQADEADPCKFLACNEFSRCVENSWNNEAECLCEPGYSAVDGLPCQSVCDLQPDYCLNGGLCELSPGHGATCRCPVGKYWHYHGERCSELVSVPLDPSLIITCLVGSLCLVCAIIGILVFINKKCAATRKAVTLVHSLAPYAFENTLRVNPVYENDDGILSQVSTLPCPSSSASSRSHQSEPELYASVENIHLSIEIPRQLYTTRSEKLVSELVDFHQCIPHNETWRLPNEYRACFLLWTSDSEGGEATVV
- the impg1b gene encoding interphotoreceptor matrix proteoglycan 1 isoform X1, whose translation is MLWKLGLFFFVWCPLGVQGSQVKDIQHHGISGLRDVKYRHFLEASRTTKYNSNNARASEDGHRRKRSAMLTTGVKVCPQETVKAVIGSHRAYYKLRVCQEAIWEAFRIFLDRVPNTEEYRSWVYTCQHENLCMDDLAQNFSRSQEHLDMVARRVAEQAELEGVEMETPEPGVECELKTSTWTPPVILIPTEDVMITEEPNMIKENYGEYIVEFNATIVEPSYIELLHDPQAADADDITGEVTDKMLHALKKIPGFKEIRMLGFSSEDAVLHYAVVFDGNTELSDDPEPPDGQTNVDAPKLRHMIVKALQKEPSLPLDIQSLTFEAVTTAYPDAALSMYTTGSGDVIKVMEEDSTPKFFPTVAATENTFESTKIQPQTHTSVPSILTTVPESTSAPTAGDGVPVAAAAVEDASGGDPSGEMSDVITPATTPEAVVEQGQEAEVKDISTPDVNSGEPEGADTGENDHLTSSTPDTHPEIVIIDEAHLSGIESAQSSHEGAIIGIEPEPDMQPRPSPADKGDAPFEVTNEVTSVVSTKSPIDVSSVSNSGSSNEVPIEVLSKILNEAPSEASSKISNEVSSETPSEVPIKFFSKDLSDAASDAPMEVPSAIPSNVPDNLSSQASIDVPSETSREAPTEFHNEVSIEVPDEVVDETPSDVPYIVPIQSTSEAPSIAPSAAPIEVNSEATSDEYSKVPTESHDGPQVKVSNDVSTEAVLMTHNEDPSEAHSEAAEPVPSEAPSIGPSKAPSIVPSEAFSIGPSEAPSIGPSEAPGIVPSEASSIGPSEAPIIGPSEASSIVPSEVTSIVPSEANIKVSSEGSVEAPSEVLNLVPTEALSIVSTEPTIDESSETPGESLSEPPSSIPTESSESEGPSGAIPALADPPSENIQDDVESKQDGTEETEALEEESSSVRYPSEADERSTAAPSQRQASTPVMAAVQQSRELVVFFSLRVTNMMFSDDLFNKTSPEYKSLENTFLELTQHSGPRKPPNPGASSKSGFRRQTTLASIPLLPYLESNLTGFKQLEILNFRNGSVVVNSRLKLDKEVPYNVTEAVHCVLEDFCSAASKRLDIKIDSRSLEIEQADEADPCKFLACNEFSRCVENSWNNEAECLCEPGYSAVDGLPCQSVCDLQPDYCLNGGLCELSPGHGATCRCPVGKYWHYHGERCSELVSVPLDPSLIITCLVGSLCLVCAIIGILVFINKKCAATRKAVTLVHSLAPYAFENTLRVNPVYENDDGILSQVSTLPCPSSSASSRSHQSEPELYASVENIHLSIEIPRQLYTTRSEKLVSELVDFHQCIPHNETWRLPNEYRACFLLWTSDSEGGEATVV
- the impg1b gene encoding interphotoreceptor matrix proteoglycan 1 isoform X4 — translated: MLWKLGLFFFVWCPLGVQGSQVKDIQHHGISGLRDVKYRHFLEASRTTKYNSNNARASEDGHRRKRSAMLTTGVKVCPQETVKAVIGSHRAYYKLRVCQEAIWEAFRIFLDRVPNTEEYRSWVYTCQHENLCMDDLAQNFSRSQEHLDMVARRVAEQAELEGVEMETPEPGVECELKTSTWTPPVILIPTEDVMITEEPNMIKENYGEYIVEFNATIVEPSYIELLHDPQAADADDITGEVTDKMLHALKKIPGFKEIRMLGFSSEDAVLHYAVVFDGNTELSDDPEPPDGQTNVDAPKLRHMIVKALQKEPSLPLDIQSLTFEAVTTAYPDAALSMYTTGSGDVIKVMEEDSTPKFFPTVAATENTFESTKIQPQTHTSVPSILTTVPESTSAPTAGDGVPVAAAAVEDASGGDPSGEMSDVITPATTPEAVVEQGQEAEVKDISTPDVNSGEPEGADTGENDHLTSSTPDTHPEIVIIDEAHLSGIESAQSSHEGAIIGIEPEPDMQPRPSPADKGDAPFEVTNEVTSVVSTKSPIDVSSVSNSGSSNEVPIEVLSKILNEAPSEASSKISNEVSSETPSEVPIKFFSKDLSDAASDAPMEVPSAIPSNVPDNLSSQASIDVPSETSREAPTEFHNEVSIEVPDEVVDETPSDVPYIVPIQSTSEAPSIAPSAAPIEVNSEATSDEYSKVPTESHDGPQVKVSNDVSTEAVLMTHNEDPSEAHSEAAEPVPSEAPSIGPSKAPSIVPSEAFSIGPSEAPSIGPSEAPGIVPSEASSIGPSEAPIIGPSEASSIVPSEVTSIVPSEANIKVSSEGSVEAPSEVLNLVPTEALSIVSTEPTIDESSETPGESLSEPPSSIPTESSESEGPSGAIPALADPPSENIQDDVESKQDGTEETEALEEESSSVRYPSEADERSTAAPSQRQASTPVMAAVQQSRELVVFFSLRVTNMMFSDDLFNKTSPEYKSLENTFLELTQHSGPRKPPNPGASSKSGFRRQTTLASIPLLPYLESNLTGFKQLEILNFRNGSVVVNSRLKLDKEVPYNVTEAVHCVLEDFCSAASKRLDIKIDSRSLEIEQADEADPCKFLACNEFSRCVENSWNNEAECLCEPGYSAVDGLPCQSVCDLQPDYCLNGGLCELSPGHGATCRCPVGKYWHYHGERCSELVSVPLDPSLIITCLVGSLCLVCAIIGILVFINKKCAATRKAVTLVSPDNSTPQDPKS
- the impg1b gene encoding interphotoreceptor matrix proteoglycan 1 isoform X3; amino-acid sequence: MLWKLGLFFFVWCPLGVQGSQVKDIQHHGISGLRDVKYRHFLEASRTTKYNSNNARASEDGHRRKRSAMLTTGVKVCPQETVKAVIGSHRAYYKLRVCQEAIWEAFRIFLDRVPNTEEYRSWVYTCQHENLCMDDLAQNFSRSQEHLDMVARRVAEQAELEGVEMETPEPGVECELKTSTWTPPVILIPTEDVMITEEPNMIKENYGEYIVEFNATIVEPSYIELLHDPQAADADDITGEVTDKMLHALKKIPGFKEIRMLGFSSEDAVLHYAVVFDGNTELSDDPEPPDGQTNVDAPKLRHMIVKALQKEPSLPLDIQSLTFEAVTTAYPDAALSMYTTGSGDVIKVMEEDSTPKFFPTVAATENTFESTKIQPQTHTSVPSILTTVPESTSAPTAGDGVPVAAAAVEDASGGDPSGEMSDVITPATTPEAVVEQGQEAEVKDISTPDVNSGEPEGADTGENDHLTSSTPDTHPEIVIIDEAHLSGIESAQSSHEGAIIGIEPEPDMQPRPSPADKGDAPFEVTNEVTSVVSTKSPIDVSSVSNSGSSNEVPIEVLSKILNEAPSEASSKISNEVSSETPSEVPIKFFSKDLSDAASDAPMEVPSAIPSNVPDNLSSQASIDVPSETSREAPTEFHNEVSIEVPDEVVDETPSDVPYIVPIQSTSEAPSIAPSAAPIEVNSEATSDEYSKVPTESHDGPQVKVSNDVSTEAVLMTHNEDPSEAHSEAAEPVPSEAPSIGPSKAPSIVPSEAFSIGPSEAPSIGPSEAPGIVPSEASSIGPSEAPIIGPSEASSIVPSEVTSIVPSEANIKVSSEGSVEAPSEVLNLVPTEALSIVSTEPTIDESSETPGESLSEPPSSIPTESSESEGPSGAIPALADPPSENIQDDVESKQDGTEETEALEEESSSVRYPSEADERSTAAPSQRQASTPVMAAVQQSRELVVFFSLRVTNMMFSDDLFNKTSPEYKSLENTFLELLLPYLESNLTGFKQLEILNFRNGSVVVNSRLKLDKEVPYNVTEAVHCVLEDFCSAASKRLDIKIDSRSLEIEQADEADPCKFLACNEFSRCVENSWNNEAECLCEPGYSAVDGLPCQSVCDLQPDYCLNGGLCELSPGHGATCRCPVGKYWHYHGERCSELVSVPLDPSLIITCLVGSLCLVCAIIGILVFINKKCAATRKAVTLVHSLAPYAFENTLRVNPVYENDDGILSQVSTLPCPSSSASSRSHQSEPELYASVENIHLSIEIPRQLYTTRSEKLVSELVDFHQCIPHNETWRLPNEYRACFLLWTSDSEGGEATVV
- the impg1b gene encoding uncharacterized protein impg1b isoform X5 — protein: MHLKKFQDSKKFACWDSEDAVLHYAVVFDGNTELSDDPEPPDGQTNVDAPKLRHMIVKALQKEPSLPLDIQSLTFEAVTTAYPDAALSMYTTGSGDVIKVMEEDSTPKFFPTVAATENTFESTKIQPQTHTSVPSILTTVPESTSAPTAGDGVPVAAAAVEDASGGDPSGEMSDVITPATTPEAVVEQGQEAEVKDISTPDVNSGEPEGADTGENDHLTSSTPDTHPEIVIIDEAHLSGIESAQSSHEGAIIGIEPEPDMQPRPSPADKGDAPFEVTNEVTSVVSTKSPIDVSSVSNSGSSNEVPIEVLSKILNEAPSEASSKISNEVSSETPSEVPIKFFSKDLSDAASDAPMEVPSAIPSNVPDNLSSQASIDVPSETSREAPTEFHNEVSIEVPDEVVDETPSDVPYIVPIQSTSEAPSIAPSAAPIEVNSEATSDEYSKVPTESHDGPQVKVSNDVSTEAVLMTHNEDPSEAHSEAAEPVPSEAPSIGPSKAPSIVPSEAFSIGPSEAPSIGPSEAPGIVPSEASSIGPSEAPIIGPSEASSIVPSEVTSIVPSEANIKVSSEGSVEAPSEVLNLVPTEALSIVSTEPTIDESSETPGESLSEPPSSIPTESSESEGPSGAIPALADPPSENIQDDVESKQDGTEETEALEEESSSVRYPSEADERSTAAPSQRQASTPVMAAVQQSRELVVFFSLRVTNMMFSDDLFNKTSPEYKSLENTFLELTQHSGPRKPPNPGASSKSGFRRQTTLASIPLLPYLESNLTGFKQLEILNFRNGSVVVNSRLKLDKEVPYNVTEAVHCVLEDFCSAASKRLDIKIDSRSLEIEQADEADPCKFLACNEFSRCVENSWNNEAECLCEPGYSAVDGLPCQSVCDLQPDYCLNGGLCELSPGHGATCRCPVGKYWHYHGERCSELVSVPLDPSLIITCLVGSLCLVCAIIGILVFINKKCAATRKAVTLVHSLAPYAFENTLRVNPVYENDDGILSQVSTLPCPSSSASSRSHQSEPELYASVENIHLSIEIPRQLYTTRSEKLVSELVDFHQCIPHNETWRLPNEYRACFLLWTSDSEGGEATVV